The DNA segment TCAAAATTGATTGATTCTTGGACAACCATCGGGTTCTTTCCTGTCAGTTCGTATGCCGAGAAAAATTCTTTGCGATTGTAAACTTTGTAAGCATTTGCCGATGTATGACCAAAATTGGGTTTCAAATATGCAGGGAATTTGACGAATGAAAACACTTCGTCCCAATTCAGAGGATACTTCAAATTATGAAAAGTGTCAGCATTTGTATCGTCCGGTAATTCTTTGCTTGGCAATAAAACAGTTTTAGGAGTTGGTATGCCGATTTTTGCAGCCAATGCAGATTGGAAAATATTATTATCCGCACAATTCCAAAAAGGATTATTTACAATCCTTGTACCGTTTAGTAAAGCCAATTTCAAAAATGAATTATAGAATGGAACTCTGTATGATATTCTGTCGAAAATTACGCTGTAGTCAGTCGTCTCCGTATTTTTAATCGCATCAATAGATAGCGACTCTGCTTTGAACTTATCTGTTTTGGAATTGATTCGTTCCACTAATTCCTTAGGGAACGACAATTCATTTCCGAAAACGATTCCAATCTTTTTCATTTTTTTCCTCCCGGCTATAATTCATATAATTCAAAAATTTGCAAATAGAATGACTTTAAAAATAAGCATAATTTATATAAATACGTAATTAATACTCAGCGATTTTATCGTTAAATTTGTTGATGTTTAAATCAATCGAATTGCAACAAGTTTATAAAAATTTTACCGAACGCGAACTTTTCGCCGGACTTGATATTAATTTCAAAGTTGGCGAAATTCACGGGCTGATTGGCAAATCCGGCAGTGGCAAATCTACCATTGTCAATATGATTTGCGGCTTCGATTTTCCGAATAGCGGTAAAGTGCTTATAGACGGGAAAATTGCCGAAGCACAAGATTTCAAATCGCTCCGTACTTGTACTGCATATGTCCCTCAAAATGTAAATATAATCGGTTCGGGCAAAGTCCGAGAGACAATCCAAAGCAGCTTTGAATTCAAATCGAACAAATCAAAGCGACCTAATAACGACCAAATACTTTCGGTGATAAAACATCTCGGACTTGATGAAAACATTCTCGAATCCGAATTCAAAAGCACTTCGGGCGGCGAAAAACAGAGAATAGCTATCGCAATTGCAACTTTGCTCGACAAACAAATCATGATATTCGATGAGCCAAGTTCGGGGCTGGACGACCGCTCGAAAGAAATCGTAGCCGCATATATAAGCAATCTGAGAGACAAAATAATCATTATCTCTACCCACGACCTTGTATTGAAAGAAATTTGCACAAGTATGACCGAGTTGGAGCAAAAATGAACGGCTACGACATTTCCTGGACATCACTTTTTGTCGGCTCGCTCATTCTACTCGTGCCAATTTACGTCTTTTACTACTTCAAAACAGGGCTCGTTAAAGATACACTGATTGCCTTTGGCAGAATGATAGTTCAACTGATGCTTGTTGGGCTATATTTAGAGCTGATTTTTGAGATTGATTCGCCACTAATCAATTTGACTTGGGTACTTGTGATGATTGTGGCTGCATCGCTTTCCGTCAGCAAACGAAGTGACCTGAAGCTAAAATTCATTTTCGTCCCGATATTAGCCGCTATTGCAACTAATGTTGTCATAAACG comes from the Candidatus Kapaibacterium sp. genome and includes:
- a CDS encoding ATP-binding cassette domain-containing protein, which gives rise to MFKSIELQQVYKNFTERELFAGLDINFKVGEIHGLIGKSGSGKSTIVNMICGFDFPNSGKVLIDGKIAEAQDFKSLRTCTAYVPQNVNIIGSGKVRETIQSSFEFKSNKSKRPNNDQILSVIKHLGLDENILESEFKSTSGGEKQRIAIAIATLLDKQIMIFDEPSSGLDDRSKEIVAAYISNLRDKIIIISTHDLVLKEICTSMTELEQK